The following proteins are encoded in a genomic region of Pseudodesulfovibrio mercurii:
- a CDS encoding SET domain-containing protein: MIHPHTRVLSGDPAIGVGVYATRPIPRGTIVVVRDRFDMTMSPEAFLALPEPQRAAMETYMYHDKCGNLVLSWDHARYMNHNCLPSTMMTDYDLEIAVRDIAAGEELTTEYGLLNIQEPYAICCGCEHCREHLRLDDIDVYGDEWDVRIRESLACIPLVEQPLLPLMTGAPRARLDAFLTGKAPYSSVRNLKWLAEPVCGPDA; this comes from the coding sequence GTGATCCATCCCCATACCAGGGTCCTGTCCGGGGACCCGGCCATCGGCGTGGGCGTGTATGCCACCCGGCCCATCCCCCGGGGGACCATCGTGGTCGTGCGCGACCGCTTCGACATGACCATGAGCCCGGAGGCCTTTCTTGCCCTGCCCGAGCCCCAGCGCGCGGCCATGGAGACCTACATGTACCACGACAAGTGCGGCAACCTGGTCCTCAGCTGGGACCACGCCCGGTACATGAACCACAACTGCCTGCCGAGCACCATGATGACCGACTACGACCTGGAGATCGCGGTCCGCGACATCGCGGCCGGGGAGGAGCTGACCACCGAGTACGGGCTGCTCAACATCCAGGAGCCCTATGCCATCTGCTGCGGCTGCGAGCATTGCCGCGAGCACCTGCGCCTGGACGACATCGACGTGTACGGCGACGAGTGGGACGTGCGCATCCGTGAGAGCCTGGCATGCATCCCCCTGGTGGAGCAGCCCCTGCTGCCCCTGATGACCGGCGCGCCGCGCGCCCGCCTGGACGCCTTCCTGACGGGGAAGGCCCCTTATTCGTCGGTACGCAACCTCAAGTGGCTGGCCGAGCCGGTCTGCGGCCCGGACGCATAG
- a CDS encoding DUF1566 domain-containing protein — protein sequence MTGPVDPPRFAVRDEVVEDRATGLVWPRLAQPAETGLSWPEAFDFVAAMNRDKRFGFFDWRLPNRRELYSLVDHAEREPALPSGHPFEHVWAGKCWTATTSARDHAYAWWVQFSGGRMFFGRKADDAVVWPVRGISGTLWATGQTGCFDVNGRPVDCAGTGQDGALRLGRAWPEPRFEPRGGQVLDRMTGLIWRRNTDLAGGMVDFDAARHAVAALAGETGLAWRLPAIMELESLTDCSRADPALPQGHPFEAVREAYWSATDSGYDPTWSFCCYLHKGAVGVGFKEKAEFHVWAVRSA from the coding sequence ATGACCGGCCCCGTCGATCCGCCCCGGTTCGCGGTCCGGGACGAGGTCGTCGAGGACCGCGCCACCGGCCTGGTCTGGCCCCGGTTGGCCCAGCCCGCCGAGACCGGGCTGTCCTGGCCCGAGGCCTTCGACTTCGTGGCGGCCATGAACCGCGACAAGCGCTTCGGGTTTTTCGACTGGCGGCTGCCCAACCGCCGGGAGCTGTATTCCCTGGTGGATCACGCCGAGCGCGAACCCGCCCTGCCGTCTGGCCACCCCTTCGAGCACGTCTGGGCGGGCAAGTGCTGGACCGCCACCACCTCGGCCCGCGACCACGCCTATGCCTGGTGGGTCCAGTTCAGCGGCGGGCGCATGTTCTTCGGCCGGAAGGCGGACGACGCCGTGGTCTGGCCCGTGCGCGGTATTTCCGGGACCCTGTGGGCCACTGGCCAGACCGGCTGCTTCGACGTGAACGGCCGTCCCGTGGACTGCGCCGGGACCGGCCAGGACGGGGCGTTGCGCCTGGGCCGCGCCTGGCCCGAGCCGAGGTTCGAGCCGCGCGGCGGCCAGGTCCTGGACCGCATGACCGGGCTGATCTGGCGGCGGAACACGGATCTGGCCGGGGGTATGGTCGATTTCGACGCGGCCCGGCATGCGGTGGCTGCGCTGGCCGGGGAGACGGGCCTGGCCTGGCGGCTGCCCGCCATCATGGAGCTGGAATCCCTGACCGACTGTTCTCGGGCCGACCCGGCCCTGCCCCAGGGCCATCCCTTCGAGGCCGTGCGCGAGGCCTACTGGTCGGCCACGGACAGCGGCTACGACCCGACCTGGTCGTTCTGCTGCTACCTGCACAAGGGCGCGGTGGGCGTGGGTTTCAAGGAGAAGGCCGAGTTTCACGTCTGGGCCGTGCGTTCGGCCTGA
- a CDS encoding GNAT family N-acetyltransferase — MSLACETSSVSFTSSSVRPATLDDLPLFEACEQTGFSENRRSSRASLRHSILSPTQTALVIEGKVRRKKPVPAGCAVVFQYKRSLRVYSLAVLREHRMLGLGEALVRHIVEFAASHGYERVTLEADMNNPKLVNWYRKFGFEPVRTLPDYYGPNEPAVRMVLSPANRDGSPESVVIVVDEPGRVRDCCPGVQFVSATDYLADTNYAGSNRFHVLNLCTSYKTHSMGYYVSLLATARNHRVTPSVMTVKDVTTPLVAQSLLDEIKESLHPRPLPDKGAVLELTIILGRTPDPCRAELARKLFSLFAVPFFTITMERQEDGWKFRRVKLLHLKQVARLHPDLLRTALEAFCLRKRYNRPRLKSYQYDLAILADAAEPTPPSSPMALEKFRKAAEKVGFFVEFITKADHRRICEFDALFIRETTAMDNHTYAMSRHAYTEGLVVVDDPWSIMLCSNKVYLQERLAHAGVNQPRGWHLTRKECTPAFLRTLPLPLVLKLPESSFSLGVFRVSSVEELGDKLVDMFKHTDLVIAQEFLVSAFDWRVGLLDNKPLFACRYYMAKNHWQIYNWQESDDQDREDFSGRSETLPVEEAPAHILKAAVQASSLIGNGFYGVDLKDMGGKAYVIEVNDNPNVDAGIEDLVLGDELYERIMRSIYNRIEAERHQVRYIY; from the coding sequence ATGAGCCTTGCGTGCGAGACGTCCTCCGTCTCCTTTACGTCCTCGTCCGTCCGTCCGGCGACCCTGGACGACCTGCCTTTATTCGAGGCCTGCGAACAGACCGGATTCAGCGAGAACCGGCGCAGTTCAAGGGCCAGCCTGCGGCACAGCATACTGAGTCCCACCCAGACCGCCTTGGTCATCGAGGGCAAGGTCCGGCGCAAGAAGCCGGTCCCGGCCGGGTGCGCCGTGGTCTTCCAGTACAAGCGCTCCCTGCGCGTCTACTCCCTGGCCGTGCTCAGGGAGCACCGCATGCTCGGCCTGGGCGAGGCCCTGGTCCGGCACATCGTCGAGTTCGCCGCCAGCCACGGGTACGAGCGCGTCACCCTGGAAGCGGACATGAACAACCCCAAGCTGGTCAACTGGTACCGCAAGTTCGGCTTCGAGCCGGTGCGCACCCTGCCGGACTACTATGGGCCGAACGAGCCCGCCGTGCGCATGGTCCTGTCTCCGGCGAACCGCGACGGCTCGCCCGAGAGCGTGGTCATCGTGGTGGACGAGCCGGGCCGGGTCCGGGACTGCTGCCCCGGCGTCCAGTTCGTTTCGGCCACGGACTACCTGGCGGACACCAACTACGCCGGGTCCAACCGGTTCCACGTCCTCAACCTGTGCACCTCGTACAAGACCCACTCCATGGGTTACTACGTGTCCCTGCTGGCCACGGCCCGCAACCACCGCGTGACCCCCTCGGTCATGACCGTCAAGGACGTGACCACGCCCCTGGTGGCCCAGAGCCTGCTCGACGAGATCAAGGAGTCCCTCCATCCCCGGCCCCTGCCGGACAAGGGGGCCGTCCTGGAGCTGACCATCATCCTCGGCCGCACCCCGGACCCGTGCCGGGCGGAGCTGGCCCGCAAACTTTTTTCCCTGTTCGCGGTCCCGTTTTTCACCATCACCATGGAGCGCCAGGAGGACGGCTGGAAGTTCCGCAGGGTCAAGCTCCTGCACCTCAAACAGGTGGCCCGGCTCCATCCGGACCTGCTGCGAACGGCCCTGGAGGCCTTCTGCCTGCGCAAGCGCTACAACCGGCCCCGGCTCAAGAGCTACCAGTACGATCTGGCCATCCTGGCCGACGCGGCCGAACCCACGCCGCCGTCCAGCCCCATGGCCCTGGAGAAGTTTCGCAAGGCCGCGGAAAAGGTGGGCTTCTTCGTGGAGTTCATCACCAAGGCGGACCACCGGCGCATCTGCGAGTTCGACGCCCTGTTCATCCGCGAGACCACGGCCATGGACAACCACACCTACGCCATGTCCCGCCACGCCTACACCGAAGGGCTGGTGGTCGTGGACGACCCCTGGTCCATCATGCTCTGCTCCAACAAGGTTTACCTCCAGGAGCGGCTGGCCCACGCCGGGGTGAACCAGCCGCGCGGCTGGCACCTGACGCGCAAGGAGTGCACGCCCGCCTTCCTGCGGACCCTGCCCCTGCCCCTGGTCCTGAAGCTGCCCGAGAGCTCCTTCTCCCTGGGCGTGTTCCGGGTGTCCTCGGTGGAGGAACTGGGCGACAAGCTGGTCGATATGTTCAAGCACACGGACCTGGTCATCGCCCAGGAGTTCCTGGTCTCGGCCTTCGACTGGCGCGTGGGGCTGCTCGACAACAAGCCGCTCTTCGCCTGCCGGTACTACATGGCCAAGAACCACTGGCAAATCTACAACTGGCAGGAGAGCGACGACCAGGACCGCGAGGATTTCAGCGGCCGGTCCGAGACGCTGCCCGTGGAAGAGGCCCCGGCCCACATCCTCAAGGCCGCGGTCCAGGCCTCGTCCCTCATCGGCAACGGCTTCTACGGGGTGGACCTCAAGGACATGGGCGGCAAGGCCTACGTCATTGAGGTCAACGACAACCCCAACGTGGACGCGGGCATCGAGGATCTGGTCCTGGGCGACGAGCTTTACGAACGCATCATGCGCTCCATCTACAACCGCATCGAGGCCGAACGGCACCAGGTGCGCTACATCTACTAG
- a CDS encoding dihydrolipoyl dehydrogenase family protein — MTRQTFDVIVIGSGPAGGIVARRLGDAGLDVAVVEKDGWGGVCPLRGCEPKKTLADMAHEVVRVRDMAAHGVAGTVRVDWSALMRYKHSVIDPIAGRVFDSFHGRGITTFHGRARFTGPDTVEVDDLGPLTARHIVVAAGAVTRPLGIPGEELLLTSDQFLDLETLPESMLFIGGGFISFEFACIAAAAGARATILHRSGRVLRGFDEHLGHKLIRAMQDQGIAVHVDHPVKAVMPFDDGVRVVVNGPDDVEMEFVAAAAVTGAGRVPDLDGLGLDKAGVDSGPHGIRVDEYMRSPTNPVVYAAGDCAEPGHSLTPVAALQADTVVRNILEEGSARSDLRGTAGAVFTHPVLACAGLLEEQAREQGYDFKVYEGDAAKWAEHARLGMTHAGYRILVERSTGRILGAHYLGAHAEEVANIFGLAIRYNLTREDLLAQPWAYPSFGYAVRYMLG; from the coding sequence GTGACTCGACAGACATTCGACGTGATCGTGATCGGTTCCGGCCCGGCGGGCGGCATCGTCGCCCGCAGGCTCGGCGACGCCGGGCTGGACGTGGCCGTGGTGGAGAAGGACGGCTGGGGCGGGGTCTGCCCCCTGCGGGGCTGCGAGCCCAAGAAGACCCTGGCCGACATGGCCCACGAGGTCGTCCGGGTGCGCGACATGGCCGCCCACGGCGTGGCCGGGACCGTGCGCGTGGACTGGTCCGCGCTCATGCGCTACAAGCACTCGGTCATCGATCCCATCGCCGGCAGGGTCTTCGACTCCTTCCACGGCCGGGGCATCACCACCTTTCACGGCCGGGCACGGTTCACCGGCCCGGACACGGTGGAGGTGGACGACCTCGGCCCGCTCACGGCCCGGCACATCGTCGTGGCCGCCGGGGCCGTGACGCGCCCGCTGGGCATCCCCGGCGAGGAACTGCTTCTGACCAGCGACCAGTTCCTCGACCTCGAGACCCTGCCCGAATCCATGCTCTTCATCGGCGGCGGGTTCATCTCCTTCGAATTCGCCTGCATCGCGGCCGCGGCCGGGGCCAGGGCGACCATCCTGCACCGCAGCGGGCGCGTGCTCAGGGGATTCGACGAGCACCTGGGCCACAAGCTGATCCGGGCCATGCAGGACCAGGGCATTGCCGTGCACGTCGATCACCCGGTCAAGGCGGTGATGCCCTTTGACGACGGCGTGCGCGTCGTCGTCAACGGTCCGGACGACGTGGAGATGGAGTTCGTGGCCGCGGCCGCCGTGACCGGGGCGGGCCGGGTGCCCGACCTGGACGGCCTCGGCCTGGACAAGGCGGGCGTGGACAGCGGCCCGCACGGCATCCGGGTGGACGAGTACATGCGCAGCCCGACCAACCCCGTGGTCTACGCCGCCGGGGATTGCGCGGAGCCGGGCCACTCCCTGACTCCGGTGGCCGCCCTGCAGGCCGACACCGTGGTCCGCAACATCCTGGAGGAGGGCTCGGCCCGGTCCGACCTCAGGGGCACGGCGGGCGCGGTCTTCACCCATCCGGTCCTGGCCTGCGCCGGGCTCCTGGAGGAGCAGGCCCGTGAGCAGGGGTACGACTTCAAGGTCTACGAGGGCGACGCGGCCAAGTGGGCCGAACATGCCCGGCTGGGCATGACCCACGCGGGCTACCGGATACTGGTGGAGCGGTCCACCGGGCGCATCCTCGGGGCGCACTACCTGGGCGCCCACGCCGAGGAGGTGGCCAACATCTTCGGCCTGGCCATCCGCTACAACCTGACCCGCGAGGACCTCCTGGCCCAGCCGTGGGCCTATCCGTCCTTCGGCTACGCCGTGCGGTACATGCTGGGATGA